The nucleotide window TATTCGTCGAAAGCCCGCAGGACGAGTCCGCTTTCGGGCGTCGAAAGGAGGGCCGGAGACCAGGAGATGCCGCGGAAAGCCAGGAATTCCCGGAAGGAAAAAGGCAGAATCAGGACGTCTTCGTACCGGCCGCGGAGTTCCGTGGCGATTTCCGAACCGAGAAGCGAGGCGTTGCTTCCGGTCACGACGATGGCGTATTTCCGGGTGTTGTGGAGCGTGCGGACGACGCGGCTCCAGGCCGGGAGGCGCTGGATCTCATCGAAGAAAAGCCGGCTGGGCGAGCGGCCCGTCAGTTGATGGAACGCGGCGAGGAGGCGATCCATGTCCTCGGGGCGGAAGTCGCGGAGCCTGTAGTCCTCGAAATCGACAAAAAGAATGTCTTCGCGGACGGCCCGGCCGGATTTCAGGAGGCCGGCGGCGAGCTGGTAGAGATAGACGGTTTTTCCGGCGCGGCGCGGGCCGGCGACGGAAAGGACCGGCCGAGGGGGGTCGAGTGTGGGAACGGGAGCTTCCCGGGGTGTCGACGCGGGGAAGTCCGCGCTCCGGAGCCAGTCGGCGATGACTTTTTGCAGGGCGGTGTTATCCATAATTGTTTACCTCGATAAACAATTTATGCCAATATTGTTTACCATGTCAACCCTAAAGAAACAATTCCATGTGATATCCACGTGAACATTGCGAGTTTCAAGCGGATTTCACTTGGGGTCATCGTTATTACCCTTATTATTACCCTCATTAGAGGGCATTACCTCTTTTCCCATCTGGCGCCCGGCCCGCGTCCGGAAACAGATACCTCGCCGTTTGCTTTGAGTTTCTTGAGCACATGTCTGACCATGTCGCGGCTGACTCCCGGACAGGCCCGCTCCAAGTCGGACAGCGAGAAAGAACCCGGGAATGAGCGAACCGCCGAAAGCACCAGATCGGTTTTTGCGCCGCGGGGACCCGCCATATTGCCGACGCGTTCCTCGAACTCCTTATAGGCGGCTTTAATTGTGTAAAGAGCGAAGTTGATATATGGCCAGGGATCATGCCGGGACTCGTGCCAACCCCTTGAACTTTCTTCCAGAGCCTCATAATATCTTTCCTTGTTTTCTTCGATGTGTCTTTCGAGGCTGATATAGCGACCGACCTCAAGTCCCAGGTGGTAGCATTGGAGCAGCATCAAAAGCCTCGACACCCTTCCGTTGCCGTCACGAAAAGGATGAATGCATAGGAAATCGAGGTTCCAGGCGGCCATGAGAATCGGCAAAGGAATCCGGCGGTCTTCAACTCCGGGATTCCAATACGAGACAAGCCCGGTCATGGCCCGGGGCGTGTTTTCGGCGGAAAGCGGCCTGAAACGGATCCGAATACGGCCGTCGGCAAGTTTTTCGATGATGTCGCCGTCTTTCAGCTTATAGCGACCGGCATCGCCTGTCTCCGCCCTCGTCAAGGCATGCAGTCTTCGGATCGTGTCTTCGCTCACCTCAAGATTTTTTCCCTTTTCGTGGATCAGTCTGAGAGCGTCGCGGTAACCCCTGATTTCTTCCTCGTTCCGGTCGTGGAGCAGAGACTTGCCGAAAACAACCGTGGCGACACGGGCCTTTTCGACGATGACGCCTTCCATGCGGTTCGAGGAGACGGCGCTCTCGATCAGGGCGTGCTCGCGCAGGACCCTGAGTCTCTGGGGAGACTGTCCGGTGAAAAACGCCTGCTTTCCCCGGGATTCCGCGATATCGGACAGATACCAAGCCGTAGGCGGAGGAATAAGCGGCGGAGATTCCAAAAACATTCTTAGGGTATGCATGTTATTTTCCTGCTTCCGCCTCCGATTTCAACAGCCGGTACCTGTCCGAGACGATGGCGCCCGCGCCCTCCCGGCCGCCTCGGCCGCTCTCATCCGCCTTAACAATGCTTCCCGGCGCGCCCTCCCACTCTTCGTCGGTGTCGCCGAAGACGGCGCGCTCCCGGGGTGCTGGGTCGCGGGCGAGATAATCCTTGAATTCGGCGGCGGTCAGGAGATCGAGGTCACGGAGGGTGCGGAGCATGGCTTGGGCGCTCACGCCGAAGTAGCGCTTGGCGAGAAGGACGTCGTCGAAGGACAGGCGGCGACCTCCCCCGCTCCCGATCTCCGATTCGACGAAATCGAGGACGCGCAGGGGCGGCATCAGGAAGTGGGCGGCGAACTCCTGGGCGAACTGCTCGCGTTCGGGGTGAGGGGTGGGCGACCGAGATGCTGCGGGCTCGCCGGCGTCCGCGGGGGCGGCGGCGGATGTTGAGGCGGTGGCGGATTCGGGCGTCACAGGCGTCGCAGAAGACTCGGGCACGGAATCGGGCAAGGCGGATGCGGCCGAGGATGCAGGCGCCGCGGTTGCGTTATGCGCGCCCGGCTGCGACCCGAGGCCGCATGCGGCGAAGATCTCGAAGCCGTCGATGACCGGGGCGCTGTGGCGGTCGCGGAGATAATGGCAGTATTCGTGAGCGGCGGTGAAGGCCTGGCGGCATACGGTCTGGGTGGAGTTGATGAGGGCGAAGGAGGCGTCGCGGTCGTCGAGGTGGATGAAGACGCCGGAGACGCAGGCTTCGGCGGGAAGCGGCATGCGGAGGATGCGGAGACCGCTCCGTTCGAGGAGGGCGAAGATGTCGCGGACGGGCTCGTCGCCGAGGCCCAGGCGGCGGCGCTCTTCGGCGGCCAGGCGGGCGGGAGTCAGGCGGGCGCCGTTCAATCCGGAGAGCGAGGCGTAGAGCGGGGCGGACGCGAGGCGGCGGCCGGTGAGCTCTTCGAGGCGGAGATAGTCTTCGGCATAGCGCTGGAAGGCGGCGAGTTCGTCGCGGATGAGGGAGGCGGGGCCGGCGGCGCGGAAGAGGACGGCGAAGGTCGTCTCGCGGGAGGGCAGGAAATCGCCCATGTCGCGCTTGAGGAAGGCGGCGATCCGGGAGAGGGTCGTGAGGGAGGGGGCGCGTTTACCGGATTCGAGAAGGGAGATGAACTCAGCGGACAGGCCCAGGGAGCGGGCAAAGGCCTCCTGGGTGAGGCCCGTCTCTTCGCGGGCCGCCTTGAAGCGCGAGGCGTCGAAATTCCCCATAAGGCATATCCCCGAATCGGTGAGCCGACTTTAACACCGGGTTAGGAGAAAGTCAATACGGGCGCGCGGATTTTTCCTAGGGTTATTCGGAAGCACCTTATGGATTCGTTTTAAACCCCAGCATGTCCAGGGCAATCGATCGCATATCCTTCTGGAACTGCTGCGCATCCGGCCTGACGATCCAGTGGATCCGGTCGAGAAGGGCCGGGTCGAAACGCTCCAGCTTTTCGGCGATTTCAGGGGGAAAAATACCCGCTGCCTTGGACTCTGCGGCGCTGAAGATCTCCCGCCAATCCGGACGGATCTTCAGTGCGATTTCACGGATATCGGCGACGTCCTTCGGTTCGTCGCGGTCTCTGAGCGCGGGGATCTTGTTGGCCAGAATGTTCAGGGGGTTGTCGATGGCGGAAAACGGCGCGCCCGGGATTTTTTGCCGTTCCCCCAGGTAAAACGGGACGTCATTCACGAATTCGACCTTAAGAGCCTGTTCGACATCGATCCGGCGGAATCGGTCCTCGTTGACCATGACGGCAAAAGCGACGGCGTTTTTTCGCAGGGCTGAAAATACGGCCGTCATTTCGCGATCGAAATCGTCGGCGTCGTTGACGAAAAAATCAAGGTCTTCGGAATAACGATGTTGGTAATAGAACCTGGAAAGGGCCGTCCCGCCCGTCAGATAAAACCCGGTGCCGGCGGTTTCGACGGCGGCCAAGACCTTATCTTGAAGCGGATAGAGAGACTTTTCCCAGCACATAGTCGATCCCCTTGACCCGCGACCGGCTTCTGATCGAGGGCTTCAAGGCGTCCCAGTCCCGGGCGATGCGGTCCAGGCCGACGATTTCGATCAGGTCGTAGTAGTTCATTCCCTCGACGGCCCGGCGGAGCGCCCAGAGGCGGTCAAATCCGGGCGCGCAGTCCTCTCCATCGAGAATCTTCAGATATTCTTCCGGAGTGATCCGATAGTCCCAAAGGATGCGGCGGATCGCCTCTTTTGCTTTTTCGGTCATCGCGCCCTTCCGACCGCATTATATCAGCATGCGCGGCTGGAAGAAAGCGGACCTTTCCAATTGACATTTATTTCCCTGAAACCTATAGTTAAGACATGGTTAGCGATTATATGGATAAAGCGGAAGTATTAGAAATCATCGACCGATTTCGGGCTGTTCTCGAGGAAAACGGAATCGGCATCGAGCGCATTGTCCTGTATGGTTCTTATGCCGCCGGAAGAGAGCATGAAGGGAGCGACATCGATATCGTTGTCATATCCGATGATTTTTCCGGAATGGATTATTGGCAACGGATCGACATGATCTCGGAAGCCATATACAAAGTCTTCAAGCCGATTGAAGCGATGGCCATGACCTCACGAGAGTGGCGGGAGAGTCGCTCGATAGCCGTTGAGTTGGCCCGGCAGGGAGAAGTGGTTTTCGCCGCGTAAACCATCGCAGAAGCTCCATTTTGCCGTATTTATGGAAGGCTTTTCAACCCCAGCATATCCAGGGCGATCGATCGCATATCCTTTTGGAACTGCTGCGCATCCGGCCTGACGATCCAGTGGATCCGGATAGAGAGACTTTTCCCAGCACACTTAATATATTCTTCCGGAGTGATCCGATAGTCGGACCGGTCATCGCGCCCTTCCGGCCGTATTATATCAGCATGCACGGCGACATGAAAGAAGAGAAGCGCTTAGAGGCTCATTTCGGGGCCGGAAAATGCGGCTCTAAGCGAATTCGTTCAGTTTGGCGGATGGTGTTTATTCTCGACAAGCTTCAAAATCGCGGAGCGGATGCGGCCGGCGTTCGGCAGGGTTTGATCTTCCAGGTCACGGGCGTACGGGATGGTCGTCCGTGTGCCCACCCGGGTGAACTTCAGCGGAAGACCCCCCTCCAGGATGACAGCGGCCGCTTCGCCCGAAAGTCCGAAGCCCTCGTAGTCTTCATCGACGATCAGCAACCGCCCGGTGTGGGCAACGGATTCGCGGAGGGCCGTCTTGTCGAGAGGGGCGACGGTTCGCAAGTCCAGAACCGCCGCTGAAACACCCTCCGCCTCCACGGATTCCGCGGCTTGCAGGGCGCGGTGGACATCCACGCCGACGCAGGCGATGGTCACATCGTCCCCGGGCCGCCGGAGGACGGCCTTGCCGAAAGGCAGCGGTTCCCATTTTTTGGGCACGGGTCCCCTGGCGCCGGCCGCGGGAACATCGAAGTACACGGTGCGCCGTCCTCCCGACCCCAGAAATTCCAGCCAGGTCTCCGAGAGCAGCTTATGTTCCATGAAGACGATCGGGCCGTCATGCCGCAAGGCGGCCGTCATCAGACCTCCCGCATCGGCGGGCGTGGAGGGGACAACCACGATCAACCCGGGGATATGCGCCAGCCATCCCCAGAGAGACTGCCCATGCTGTCCCCCGTCGCCGTAGCCTGCGCCGCACGGCGCGCGCACGACAAGCGGCGCCGTCCATCGGCCGCCGGAGAAGGTCTCGACTTTTGCGGCATGGTTGAGCAGGGCATCCATGCCCACGCCGAGGAAATCCGCCATGTACACTTCCACGACGGGGCGCAACCCGGCCATGGCGGCGGCCGTCCCGATTCCCAGCAAGGCGCTTTCGCTGATCGGCGCGCCCCGAACGCGTTGGGGACCGAAGCGCACAAGCAGATCCCGCCGCAGCAGCGGAACATCCTCTCCGAAGACGACGATGCGCAGATCGTCGGCCATGGCTTGGGCGAGCGCGTCATCCACGGCCTGTGTGAAGAACATGACCCTCATGACGGCGCCTCCTCCAGGGCCGATCGCAGGATGCCGTGGATCTCTCCCCTGAGCCTGTCTTCCAGTTGTTGAAGGCGTTCCGGGCTCTCGGCTTCGAGCGCCGCGCGCGCGCGGATAATGGGATCCTGCGTGGAGTCCCGGCGGGGATCGCGCAGCGTCCGGAAAAGCGCGTCCACGACGGTCTTGAGTCCGGCCAACCGCTCGCCCGGGGCGGCCCCGCCGGGGCACAGGAAAGACCGTGTCAACGGAAGGGCGATTCCGGGCATCTCCTTGAGCGGGTCGCGGACGGCCCGAATCAATTGCAGGCCGAGGAAGTGTCCCTCGAGATGGAGGCAGCGGGCATGCAGAAAGATGGGTCCACGGCCGGAACGGGCATGTTCGACGGCGCCACGGGCCGCATCCCACATCGCGGCCGCATCCAACCCGTCCGCTTCAACAAACGGGAGACCGAACCCCTTGGCCCGATCGCGCAAGTTGCCCCCCGTGACTTTCTCGGAGGGAGTGGTAATGGACCAGCCGTCATCCTTGCAGACAAACACAACGGGCAGCGTCCACACCGCGGCCAAGTTCATCGATTCCATCAACATGCCCTGGTTCACCGCACCCTCCCCGAAGAAGGCGACAACGATCGCGGCCGGCCGCAAGTGCTGAGCGGCCAGGGCGAAACCGGCCGCGGCGGGTCCCGATGCGCCGACGATCCCCGAAGACGCAGCCAAGTGATCCTTGGAATACAGGTGCATGTGCCCGCCCATGCCTCCGCATAACCCGTCCGAACGGCCCAGCAGCTCGCGCAGGATCAGAACAGGATCCACGCCCCGCATCAGCAACGCCGCGGTGCCGCGATGATCCAGGGCCAGGGCATCGCCTTCGCGCAGGTGGGCGACGACGCCCGCGACAACGGCTTCTTCGCCCGTTCCCAGGTGCATTTCGCCCGAAATGGATCCGTCGCGCCAGAGCTCGGCGACGGCGTCTTCGAACAGACGGCTTTTCACCATCCGTTCATATAGCATCCATAAATCGGGGGGCATGGGGTCTCTTGCTTGTTATCAAGTTAAGAATTCGGATGCGGGATGTCAAGTCCAGAATTTCGCGTCGATGTGAGAAAGGAGCGCGACAGGCCGGGCTCCGCATGGGTTTACATTTTTTGCTGTTTTCTCAAACTGAACGAAATCGCTTGGAACCCTGGTTTTGCCCTGAAAACGCAGCTTTAAGCGAATTCGTACAGTTTGGCGGAAACGGAATTGATTTGTTATGTGCGACTTGTTGAAGCCAAGCAACAAGGTAAGCAACAAGGTCTGGGGCGATCAATCCTTGCAATCGATTAGTCGGTGTGATACCAAGAAATGAAGGAAGGAAGGAGTCATCATGAAAAAACTTTATTTTATCTTCGCCGGGCCGCTGTTGTGCGCAGGGCTGGGCCTGGCTGTCATTCATGGTTTGGCAGCCGGCGTTGAGCAGGATGCCGCATCCAAGCTTTTGGGCGATTGGATCGTGACCTCAAAGTATGGAACGTCCGGCGGGGAGGCCGTGTTCCGGGAAGACATGTCATACACGTTGACGGAACACCATCCCGACGGCACCGCCGTAACCCACAAGGGAGAGTACAAACTCGATCTTTCCACAGAACCCTGGGCCATCGACCTCTGCGTCGGCAAATTCAGCAACCCAGGTTCGGAGTGGGTGACGACCGTCGGAATTCTGAGGTTTTTATCCGACGATGAGGCGGAAATTCATTTCGATCCCGGCGGGAAACGGCCCCAGTCCTTCGACGCCGTCACGGATCAAAACACCCACAGGATGAAACGGAAATGATTGAGATGAGGAACTGAAAGGAATCGTTCAGTTTACCTGAACTCTTTGAACGACCCCAGTTCGAAGGCGTTGGTCGTCATGTTGTAGGCCGCCTCGAGGCGGGCGCGGTAGGGCTCAAAGGATCCGGAAATCGCGGAAGGCAGGCCGTCTTCATACGGCAGGCGGTCGAAGTCACCTTCCAACGCATCGATTTCCCCTTTAAGCCGCCGCGTCCAGGCCGGGTCATACGCGGACGGATTCTTTTCGATTTCGGCGTATTGATTGCGGAGCATGGGCAGAAGGGTTCTGCCGGCCTGCCGTTTCATCGTCAGCGTCCTTTCCTTTTTCATGTGTTCGGTCCGATCCGCCTCGGTTTGATCATGACGGCCTTCCGCCGGAAAGGAAAAAGAATAGGAATCCCCCTGCTGGAACAGATCCGGTCCGTCTCCGGGATTTTTGTTCAGCCAGGAATAATAAACAAGCACATAAATGTAGATGTATTCGCCCGGAGACAAATCCCGATCCAGAAGCGCCTGATTGCGTACGGAAAAAAAACGCATGATGGCCGGCACGAAATCCATGCCTCGCCTCATCAAACCCAGCACATCGCCGAACGATTTCGATCCCTTCTCCATTCTATCGGCATGACTCTTCAGCCCGTCAAATGCGCCGTCCAGGGCCCCGACGGCTTCCCGCATCGCATCGCGGACGGCAAGGAACTTTTCCATGCTTTCCGCGGGAACGGAACCATCCGGCGCAGGACGGAAATCGCCGACATGCCCGAACCGCAACTCCACCTGTTCCTGCAATTTTTCCACATCCCTGATGTTCTGAACGGTGCTTCTAACAAAAAAGACGCCTGTCCCTATGATCAGGAGTGCGATCAGGATGACGAAACCGCAGCCGATGCCGCAGCCGATCAGCCATTTTTGTCCTGTGCCGACCATGTGGCAAGAATAAATCTCCGTTCAGGAGATGTCAAGGAAGCCGGCGGGAACGCAGAAGCCAAGCAACAAAATGTTGACAAGCCGTCATTTTTCCGGCTATTATGACGACATAGTGACACCTCGATACTATCCAAGGCTTCTCAAGGCCCCGAAACAGAGTTTTTTTCTCTTCGGTCTGCGGGGATCCGGCAAGAGCACATGGGCCCTCCGCACTTTTCCCGATGCCCCGCGGTTCGACATGCTGGACGAGGGCCTCTATCAGGATTATCTTCGCGACGCCCGGCTGTTCGGACGAGAACTCGAACGCATTCCGAAGGATCAAACCGTTATCGTGGACGAAGTCCAGCGGTTGCCCGTGCTCCTGAATGACGTGCATCGGTTCATTGAAAGCCGCGGCCTGCGATTCGTTCTGCTCGGATCGAGCGCCCGCAAGTTGAAGCAGGCGGGCACAAATCTGCTTGCGGGGCGCGCCCTGCGGCGCATCATGCACCCGCTGCTGCCGGAGGAACTCGGCGCGGATTTCGACCTGGCGGAGGCTCTCCGTTTCGGAACGCTTCCCGTGATCCGGCAATCGCCGTCGATGGCGGAAAGTCTGGACGCCTATGTTCAGTTATATCTCAAGCAGGAGATTCAGGCGGAAGCTCTGGTCCGCAATCTTCCGGGATTTGCCCGCTTCCTGCCCGTCGCCGCCCTGTTCCACGGACAGGTCTTGAGCGTGGCGGGACTGGCCCGGGACGCCGGCGTCGCCCGCACCACGGTCTCTGCATACCTGGACATTCTGGCCGACACCTACCTGGCCTGGCTTCTTCCGGCCTACGAAGCCGGACTGAGAGTCAGGGAGCGGAAACACTCGAAACTCTACTGGACGGATCCTGGAGTCATGCGTGCGGTGAAGCGCGAACTTCATCCGCCGGGG belongs to Acidobacteriota bacterium and includes:
- a CDS encoding nucleotidyl transferase AbiEii/AbiGii toxin family protein codes for the protein MCWEKSLYPLQDKVLAAVETAGTGFYLTGGTALSRFYYQHRYSEDLDFFVNDADDFDREMTAVFSALRKNAVAFAVMVNEDRFRRIDVEQALKVEFVNDVPFYLGERQKIPGAPFSAIDNPLNILANKIPALRDRDEPKDVADIREIALKIRPDWREIFSAAESKAAGIFPPEIAEKLERFDPALLDRIHWIVRPDAQQFQKDMRSIALDMLGFKTNP
- a CDS encoding Fic family protein, which codes for MHTLRMFLESPPLIPPPTAWYLSDIAESRGKQAFFTGQSPQRLRVLREHALIESAVSSNRMEGVIVEKARVATVVFGKSLLHDRNEEEIRGYRDALRLIHEKGKNLEVSEDTIRRLHALTRAETGDAGRYKLKDGDIIEKLADGRIRIRFRPLSAENTPRAMTGLVSYWNPGVEDRRIPLPILMAAWNLDFLCIHPFRDGNGRVSRLLMLLQCYHLGLEVGRYISLERHIEENKERYYEALEESSRGWHESRHDPWPYINFALYTIKAAYKEFEERVGNMAGPRGAKTDLVLSAVRSFPGSFSLSDLERACPGVSRDMVRHVLKKLKANGEVSVSGRGPGARWEKR
- a CDS encoding transketolase C-terminal domain-containing protein, with product MRVMFFTQAVDDALAQAMADDLRIVVFGEDVPLLRRDLLVRFGPQRVRGAPISESALLGIGTAAAMAGLRPVVEVYMADFLGVGMDALLNHAAKVETFSGGRWTAPLVVRAPCGAGYGDGGQHGQSLWGWLAHIPGLIVVVPSTPADAGGLMTAALRHDGPIVFMEHKLLSETWLEFLGSGGRRTVYFDVPAAGARGPVPKKWEPLPFGKAVLRRPGDDVTIACVGVDVHRALQAAESVEAEGVSAAVLDLRTVAPLDKTALRESVAHTGRLLIVDEDYEGFGLSGEAAAVILEGGLPLKFTRVGTRTTIPYARDLEDQTLPNAGRIRSAILKLVENKHHPPN
- a CDS encoding ATP-binding protein, with translation MTPRYYPRLLKAPKQSFFLFGLRGSGKSTWALRTFPDAPRFDMLDEGLYQDYLRDARLFGRELERIPKDQTVIVDEVQRLPVLLNDVHRFIESRGLRFVLLGSSARKLKQAGTNLLAGRALRRIMHPLLPEELGADFDLAEALRFGTLPVIRQSPSMAESLDAYVQLYLKQEIQAEALVRNLPGFARFLPVAALFHGQVLSVAGLARDAGVARTTVSAYLDILADTYLAWLLPAYEAGLRVRERKHSKLYWTDPGVMRAVKRELHPPGTMERGALLEGWVGGLLKAYGEPGCGLGLRHDGMFYWAPAGGDTEVDFLVRRGKEFTAVQVKAAESLDSRDFKGLRAVAGLKGLRRRLIVFMGERPFRTEDGIEALPVRDFLQELEQHRI
- a CDS encoding helix-turn-helix domain-containing protein, which produces MGNFDASRFKAAREETGLTQEAFARSLGLSAEFISLLESGKRAPSLTTLSRIAAFLKRDMGDFLPSRETTFAVLFRAAGPASLIRDELAAFQRYAEDYLRLEELTGRRLASAPLYASLSGLNGARLTPARLAAEERRRLGLGDEPVRDIFALLERSGLRILRMPLPAEACVSGVFIHLDDRDASFALINSTQTVCRQAFTAAHEYCHYLRDRHSAPVIDGFEIFAACGLGSQPGAHNATAAPASSAASALPDSVPESSATPVTPESATASTSAAAPADAGEPAASRSPTPHPEREQFAQEFAAHFLMPPLRVLDFVESEIGSGGGRRLSFDDVLLAKRYFGVSAQAMLRTLRDLDLLTAAEFKDYLARDPAPRERAVFGDTDEEWEGAPGSIVKADESGRGGREGAGAIVSDRYRLLKSEAEAGK
- a CDS encoding thiamine pyrophosphate-dependent dehydrogenase E1 component subunit alpha, with product MPPDLWMLYERMVKSRLFEDAVAELWRDGSISGEMHLGTGEEAVVAGVVAHLREGDALALDHRGTAALLMRGVDPVLILRELLGRSDGLCGGMGGHMHLYSKDHLAASSGIVGASGPAAAGFALAAQHLRPAAIVVAFFGEGAVNQGMLMESMNLAAVWTLPVVFVCKDDGWSITTPSEKVTGGNLRDRAKGFGLPFVEADGLDAAAMWDAARGAVEHARSGRGPIFLHARCLHLEGHFLGLQLIRAVRDPLKEMPGIALPLTRSFLCPGGAAPGERLAGLKTVVDALFRTLRDPRRDSTQDPIIRARAALEAESPERLQQLEDRLRGEIHGILRSALEEAPS
- a CDS encoding nucleotidyltransferase domain-containing protein, with amino-acid sequence MDKAEVLEIIDRFRAVLEENGIGIERIVLYGSYAAGREHEGSDIDIVVISDDFSGMDYWQRIDMISEAIYKVFKPIEAMAMTSREWRESRSIAVELARQGEVVFAA